A part of bacterium genomic DNA contains:
- a CDS encoding FAD:protein FMN transferase: protein MRKNIFKIIFLCLIISISCNRNKVHFPVEDTRLLMDTVVRVAVYDSPGPENRIRKAIDSAFEIMKMLEDETSSHIDTSDVCKLNGSSGIHGMIVHKSVLNILKRSIEISEQTDGFFDITIGAVKNIWPFEQPDPKVPSKENIKRLLKFVNFRNISIAGDTVFLEKRGMSIDLGGVAKGYIIDAAVKSLEENGVKAGIVDAGGDLRIFGKNPEKEKWKIGIINPRKKSGLSGVIYTDAKSIATSGDYERYFMYNGVRYHHILNPFTGFPARGCVSVTIITDTGMNADALATAVFVMGHKRGLEFIEKKQGVEGIIMYEDKGVLKTSATSGIKDNYSIIETGR from the coding sequence ATGAGAAAAAATATATTCAAAATTATATTTCTGTGCCTGATTATTTCTATAAGCTGTAATAGAAACAAAGTACATTTCCCGGTTGAAGATACAAGGCTTCTAATGGATACAGTGGTGAGAGTGGCAGTATACGACAGCCCCGGGCCTGAAAATCGAATTAGAAAAGCTATCGACTCAGCATTTGAAATTATGAAAATGCTTGAAGATGAGACATCTTCACATATTGATACGAGTGATGTATGTAAATTAAACGGCAGTTCTGGTATACACGGAATGATTGTGCACAAATCGGTTCTGAATATTTTAAAGAGATCAATTGAGATATCTGAACAAACAGATGGATTTTTTGATATCACAATAGGGGCAGTTAAAAATATATGGCCATTTGAACAGCCAGACCCGAAAGTTCCCTCAAAAGAGAATATTAAAAGACTGCTGAAGTTTGTTAATTTTAGAAATATTTCAATTGCAGGTGATACTGTATTTTTGGAAAAGAGGGGGATGAGTATAGATCTGGGAGGCGTTGCAAAAGGCTATATTATAGATGCTGCTGTCAAGAGTTTAGAAGAGAACGGAGTCAAGGCAGGTATAGTTGATGCGGGCGGAGATTTAAGGATATTTGGTAAAAATCCCGAAAAAGAAAAATGGAAAATCGGCATTATAAATCCAAGAAAAAAAAGCGGCCTATCCGGAGTAATATATACAGACGCAAAAAGTATCGCAACATCAGGGGATTATGAAAGATATTTTATGTATAACGGAGTAAGGTACCACCACATTCTAAACCCCTTTACAGGTTTTCCAGCGAGGGGTTGTGTAAGTGTTACAATAATTACTGATACAGGTATGAATGCCGATGCCCTTGCAACAGCCGTTTTCGTAATGGGGCATAAGCGTGGATTGGAATTTATTGAAAAAAAACAGGGGGTTGAAGGAATAATTATGTATGAAGACAAGGGAGTGCTGAAGACATCTGCAACTTCCGGAATTAAAGACAATTATTCAATAATTGAAACAGGGAGGTAA